GATCGCTGGCCGTGACGGTGAAGATGAGTTCATCGCCGATGGCTACGGTTTGCGCGCCGGGCACGGTCAGCACGGGCGGATCGCACACCGGCGTGACCGTGATCGTGGCCGTCGCCGCCGGGCTATCCAGGCTGCCGTCGTTCGCCTTAAACGTGAAGCTGTCCTGGCCGTTGAAGTTTTGATTCGGCGTATAGGTGGCCGTCGCACCATTGAGCGTCACCGTGCCGCTTTGCGGTGGCGTGACGATGCTATAACTCAAGGCCGCGTTCTCAGGATCGCTGCACGTCAGCGCAAATTGCTTCGCCACATCTTCGTCCGTCGTGGCCGACACATTTGTGCAACTGGGTGGACGATTGTTGACGGCACCGACAGTGATTGTGACCGTCTTGGTGTCGCTCATCTGCGGCGTGCCGTTGTCAGTCGCGGTGAAACTGACCGTGACCGTGGCAGCCGCGCTCGGCGTCCAGTTGAATACGCCGGTCGCCGCATTGAATGTCGCACTTTGTGGCACGTTCGCCGCCGACAGCGTGATGACATCGCCGGTGTCCACATCGCTGGCCGTGACGGTGAAATTCACCGTTTGACCGGCAGTGACATTTTGCGCGCCGGGCACGGTGATAACGGGTTTGTCGTTGACCGGATTCACGGTGATCGTGACCAGCGCATTGACGCTATCCACCTTGCCGTCATTGGTCTTGAAGGTGAACGAATCAGGCCCGTTGTAATTGAGCGCCGGAGTGTATGTCAGATTCGGCGCAGTGCCCGTCAACGTGCCGTGCATGGGTTGCGCGACGACGGCAAAGGTGAAGGTGTCGCCATCGGGATCGCTGCCGGTCAAGGTGATCGGCGTCGCGGTGTCTTCGGTGACGGTAACCGGGAAGCTGTTGGCAATCGGCGGACGATTGATGTCGTTGATGGTGAAGGTCGTCGTCTTCATCGCGCTGAGCGGCGGTGTGCCGTTGTCGGTCACCATGAAAGTCACTGAATAGCTGCCCGATTGGTTGAAGGCGGGCGTCCAACTGAACACACCCGTCCCCGGATCGAACGTCGCTCCAGGCGGCAAGCCGGTCGCTTTAAGCGTGAGCGTTTGCCCGGTGTCCACATCCGCGCTGGTGACGGTGAAGCTGATCGTTTCGCCCTCGGTCGCGGTGCGCGCATCCGGCGCGCTGATGGTGGGCGCATCGTTGATCGGGTTGACCGTGATGTTGACCGTCGCGGGCGTGCTGTCGAGCGCGCCGTTGTTGACCTTGAAGGTAAACACATCCGGCCCGTTGTAATTGGCCGCCGGGACATACATCACGGCGGGTGGCGTGCCCGTCAGCGTGCCGTGTTGCGGCTGGCTGACGATCATAAAGGTGATCGTCACATTGTCGGGATCGCTGCCGGTCAGCGTAATCGGTTTCGCCGTGTCCTCATCGGTCGTGACTTGCTGGCCGTTGGCGATGGGTGTGCGGCGCGCATCTTTGACCGTGATCGTCACCGCTTTGGTGTCGCTCAAGGGCGGCGTGCCGTTGTCGGTCGCCGTGAAGTTGAGCGTATAAGTACCCATCTGATCGAAGTTCGGCGTCCAACTGAACAAACCCGTTGACGCATTGAACGCCGCGCCCGTCGGCAGATTCGGCGCACTCAGCGTGGGCGTCGTGCCATCCACATCGCTGGCCGTGACGGTGAATTGCAATTGCGTGCCTTCATCCACCATCTGCGCGCCGGGCACGAGGATGATGGGCGGATCGTTGATGGGATTGATCGTCAGGCTGACCGTGGCGACGTTGCTGTCCACCTTACCGTCATTGGCCTTGAAGGTGAACGAGTCCGCGCCGTTGTAATTCGGATTCGGCAGATACAACAGATTCGGCGCGTTGCCGTTGAGCGTGCCATGCGCGGGCGGCGTGACAATCACAAACGTCAGCGGATCGTTGTCGGGATCACTGGCCGTCAGCACGATCTGTTTGCTCGCGTCTTCATCTGTCGTTATTTGTTGCGCGTTGGCGACCGGCGGATCGTTGACCGCGCCAATGGTGATGCTCACCGTGGCGGCGGCGCTGTCCACCTTGCCGTCATTGACCTTGAAGGTGAACGCATCCTCGCCCGTCGCATTCGCGTTCGGCGTGTAAGTCAGATTCGGCGCGGTACCCGACAGCGTGCCTTTCGCGGGCGGCGTGACGACCATAAACGTCAGCGTGTCGCCGTCCACATCAGTGCCCGTCAGCGTGATGGGCCTGGCGGTGTCTTCGACGGCTTGCACGGACTGCGGCGTCGCCACGGGCGCGTCGTTGACGGGTTTGACGGTGATGCTCACCGTCGCCGTATTGCTGTCGGCCTTGCCGTCATTGACCTTGAACGTGAACGCATCCGCCCCGTTGAAATTGGCGCGCGGCGTATAGGTCACGTTCGGCGCGGTGCCGCTCAAGCTGCCGTTGGCCGGTGGCGTGACGATCATGAACGTCAACGGATCGCCATCGGGATCGCTACCCGTCAACACGATGGGCAGCGCCGTGTCTTCGTCAGTCATGACCTGCTGGCCGTTGGCCGTCGGCGCGCGTTGCGTGTCGGTGACCGTGATCGTGACCGTCTTGGCATCGGTGAGTTGCGGCGTGCCATTGTCAGCCACCGTGAAGGTCACCGTGTAAGAACCGGCTTGCGTGAAGTTGGGCGTCCAACTGAAGACCCCCGTCGCTGGCGCGAAGCTCGCGCCCGACGGCACATTGGCCGCCGAAAGCGTCAAGGTCTGGCCCGTGTCAACATCGCTGCCCAGGACGCTGAACGTCAGCAGTTGGTTTTCGGCCACGGTTTGCGCGCCCGGCACCGTGATCGTGGGTTTATCGTTGACCGGATTGATCGTGATGCTAACCGTCGCCACGGCACTTTCGGTGCTGCCGTCGCTGACCTTGAAAGTGAACGCATCCGCGCCGTTCACATTGGCCTGTGGCGTGTAAGTCAGGTTCGGCGCGGTGCCCGTCAGCGCACCTTTGGTGGGCGGCGTGACGATGGTGAAGGTCAGCGCATCGCCATCGGGATCGCTGCCGGTCAGCGCGAATTGCTTGGCCGTGTCCTCATCAGTCACGACCGTTTGCGCATTGGCGGTCGGCCCGCGATTCACATTCACGACGCGAATGAGCACCGCTTTGGCATCCGCGAGCGGCGGCGTGCCGTTGTCGGTCACCGTGAAGTTGACCGTGTAATCGCCCGCCTGGGCAAAAGTCGGCGTCCAGGTGAAGGTCGCGGTGGCCGGATTGAAATTCGCGCCCTGCGGCACATTGGCGGCGGAGAACGTCAGCGTCTGCCCCGCATCCACATCGGTCGCTGTGACGGTGAAACTCAAGGCCACGCCTTCGTTGACCGCCTGTGTCGGCGGCACGTTGAGCACAGGTCTGTCATTGATCGAATTGATCGTCAGGCTGACGGTCGCCGTGTTGCTGTCCACACTGCCGTCATTGGCCTTGAAGCTGAAGCTGTCAGCGCCGTTGTAATTGAGCGCGGGCGTATAGGTCAGATTCGGCGCAGTGCCGCTCAGCGCACCGTGTTGCGGCGCATTGACGATGGTGTAAGTCAGCGCATCGCCGTCAAGATCATTCACCACCAGCACGATGGCTTTGGGCGTGTCTTCATCCAGCGTGACGTTTTGCGACGCGGCGACTGGGGCGGGATTGACGACCGTGATCGCGACGCTCTTTGAATTGCCGAGCGCGGGCGTGCCGTTGTCGGTCGCGGTGAAATTGACGGTGTAACTGCCCGCCTGTTTGTTGGTGGGCGTCCACATAAACATGCCATCGGGCGTGAGCGCCGCGCCGTTGGGCAGATTGCTCGAACTGAACGTCAACGTCTGGCCGGTGTCCACATCGGTGGCCGATAGATTGAAGCTGAGCTTTACGGCTTCGTTGACGGTTTGCGGGCCAGGCACATTCAAGACCGGCGCATCGTTGACCGGCGCGATGTTGATCGTGACGATCACCAGCGGACTATCGAGGCTGCCGTCGTTCGCCTTGTATGTGAACGAGTCGGTGCCGTTCACATCCTGGTTGGGCGTGTAAGTCAGATTGGGCGCATTGCCGCTCAGCTTGCCGCGTTGCGGTTGCGTCACCACCATCGTCGTGATGGCGTCGCCATCGGGATCGCTGCCGCTCAACACAATCGGCACCGGCGTGTCTTCGTTGGTCGTGACGGTCTTGGCGTCGGCGCGCGGCGCGCGGTTGGTGTTGGTCACGATGATCTGCACCGACTTCGCATCGGTCAGCGCGGGCGTGCCGTCATCGGTGGCGACAAAGTTGACCGTATAGGTGCCCGCTTGATCGAAGTTGGGCGTCCAGGTGAAGACGCGCGACGATTCGATAAAGCTCGCGCCGCTGGGGCGGCTGGGCGCGGTGATCTTGATGACCGGGCTGTCGGGATCGGTCGCCGACACGGTGAAGGTCAGCGTTTGCCCTTCGGCCACGGTTTGGGCCGGGGGCACGCTCAGCACCGGCGGATCGTTGACGCCGTTGATCGTGATGTTGACGGTGACCGGCGGGCTGTCGAACGAACCGTTATTGACCTTGAAGGTGAAGCTGTCGCTGCCGTTGAAATCAAGGCGCGGCGTGTAAGTCAGCGCGGGCGGCGTGCCCAGCAACAGGCCATTGCGCGGCTGCGTCACGATCATAAACCGCAAGGTGCCGCCATCGGGATCAACGCCCGCCAGCGTGAACTGAACAGGCTTGTCTTCATCGGTCACTAGGGTTTGCGCCGTCGCGCGCGGCGGATCGGCCACCGGGCGCACGGTGATGCTGACGGGCGCGGGCGCGCTGTCCAGCTTGCCGTCATTGACCTTGAAGGTGAACGCATCCGCGCCGTTGTAATTGATGGCGGGCGTATAGGTCAGATTGGGCGCAGTGCCGCTGAGCAGGCCGTGCGCGGGCGGCGTGACAACCATAAACGTCAGCGCGTCGCCATCCACATCGCTGCCCGTCAACGTGATCGCCTTGGCCGTGTCTTCATCGGTCGTGACCTGTTGCGCGGTGGCGACCGGCGCATCGTTGACCGGCTTGACGATGATGCTGATCGTCGCCGGAGGGCTGTCGAGCTTGCCGTCATTCACTTTGAACGTGAAGGAATCCGGCCCGTTGTAATCCTTGTTCGGCGTGTACGTCAGATTCGGCGCAGTGCCCGTCAACACGCCTTTGGCCGGTTGCGTAACGACTGCGTAAGTCAGCGTGTTGCCATCGGGATCGCTGCCCGCTAGCACAATCGCCAGCGCCTTGTCTTCGTCGGTCATCACTTCGGCGGCGCGGGCCACGGGCGCGCGATTCACATCGGTGACAGTGATCGTGACACTCTTGGTGTCGCTGCCCACCGGCGCACCGTTGTCCATCACCGTGAAGCTCACCGTATAGGTGCCGGCCTGATCGAAGTTCGGCGTCCAAGCGAAGGTGCGCGTGGCATCGTTAAAGCTCGCGCCGCTGGGCACGCTGGCCGCAGTGAATTTCAACGTCTGCCCTGTATCCACATCGGTGGCGGAAATGGTGAAGGTCAGCGTCTCGCCCTCCTTAACCGTTTGCGGCCCGGGCACCGTCAACACAGGCGGATCGTTGACCGGCTTGACCGTGATGCTGATGGTCGCAGGCGCGCTGTCGAGCTTGCCGTCATTGACCTTGAAGGTGAACGCATCCGCGCCGTTGTAATCCTTGGCTGGCGTATAGGTCAGATTCGGCGCGCTGCCGCTCAAGCTGCCGTGCATTGGCGGCGCGACGATCATAAAACTCAGCGTATCGCCGTCGGGATCGCTGCCCGCCAGCACTATCGGCAGCGCCTTGTCTTCATCGGTCATCACTTCGGCGGCGCGGGCGGTGGGCGCGCGGTTTACATCCGTTACCGTAATCGTGACGTTCTTGCTATCACTGCGCGACGGCGTGCCGTTGTCCATCACGGCAAAGGTCGCGGTGAAGCTGCCCGCCTGTTCAAACGTCGGCGTCCAGGTGAAGGTGCGCGTGGTTTCGTTAAAGCTCGCGCCGCTGGGCAACGCGGGCGCGGTGAATTTCAGCGTCTGCCCTTCATCCACATCGGTGGCCGACACGGTGAAGCTCAGCAGTTCGCCTTCCTTGACCGTTTGCGCGCCCGGCACCGTCAGCACGGGCGCATCGTTGACGGGGTTGACGGTGATCGTGACGGTCGCGGTGTTGCTGTCGAATTCGCCGTCGCGCACTTTGAACGTGAACGAATCCGCGCCGTTGAAATCTTTGTTCGGCGTATAGGTCACATTCGGCGCGCTGCCGCTCAAGCTGCCTTTGGCGGGCGCGCTGAGGATCATCCACGTCAACGGGCTGTTGTCGGGATCGCTGGCGGTCAGCGTGATAGCTTTCGGGGTGTCTTCGTCGGTCGTGACGCGCTGGTCGTTGGCGACGGGCGGACGGTTCGGAATCACGACCGTCAGTTGCAAGGTTTGCGTCGTCGTCGCGCCCTGATTGTCGGTCGCGGTCAGCGTCAAGGTGCGGTCGCCGGCATCGGCAATGACCGGCGTCAGGCGCAGCGTGAACAAGTGCGGCAGCGTCGCGTTGCGAATGATCGTGGCGAAGCTTGCGCCCGTGACGGTCACGTTGACCGGCTGATCGCTGTCGGCATCGCTGGCAAAGAACGGCAGATCGTTGGTCTGTCCGGCATTGGCGGTGAAAGCGTTGGGCGCAAACAACACCGGCGGCTGATTGGCCGTCAGGCTGCCGAAAATGAGTTCAGGCGAAACGTTGGTGATGCCGTCTTTGACGACCGGAATGCCCGCGCGCGTCAACCGTTCGACGCGCCCATTGGGCCGCAGCAAACTCGCCTCGACCGTCAGTTGATCTGTGCCCGGCAACACCGGCACATTGCGCAAAATAAAACCGCCGTTGCCATCGGTGAGTTGCTCCTGCCCGCGCGCGCGAATCATGGCGCGCCGCACCGGCGTGCGGTCGGCATCCAACGCGCGCCCGATCACCGTCGTCGTCTGGCGGGCGCTGGCGACGAAGTAAATCGCCGCTTCGGTGATGGCGTTTGAGCTGGTCTCGATGCGTTGCCCATCGCCCGAAACGGTGGCCGTGCCCACTTCCAAAAACTGCCCCAACGTCGCGCTGTGTTCGTTTTGGTCAAGCTTGAACAGCTTCACTTGCGCGTTTGCGGCATAGCCATCGGGGTTAGGAAAGGTCAGCTTCCCGCCCGGATTGAAGCGTGTGCCCAGTGGCGAAAGCTGAATCACGGCGGAGCTGAAAATGCCTTCGGGAAAACTCACCGGCAAGCGGCTGCTTTCGTATTGCGAGAGCGTGATACGTCCGCGTGTCGCGCCGTCGGGAAACAGCACCGCCGCATTGTTCGGCAATTCAAAAATTACATTGCCGGTTTGAATGCGTGTCGGGTTCTGTTGCGCCAGCGCTTCGTTTTCGATTTGCTCAAACGGCGCAAAGACAGGCGTGCTGAGCGTGGTGGTCTCTTCGCTCGCCAGCAAACCATTGCCGCCGCCGACCTGGGCCGACGCGCCGTTGAGCGGTTGCAAAAAGACGGTTTGAATGTAGGGATTGTCGCGGCTGTTGATGATCGTAACGGGCAGCGTCAGCGTTTCGAGCATCGGTTGCGTGCCCAGACTGGAGCCGATGACCTTGATAAACGCGCCGCCCAACGGCGCATCGGCGACCACAAAGATGCCATTCGGCCCGCTCTTGGTGGTCACGCGCTGTCCATTCGCCAGTGAAGTCACTTGCACCGTCACATCGGCCAGCGGCTGGCGATTGGTCGTTTCGACCACACCGCTCACCGAGGTGCGCAATGGCAGAGGATTGTTGCTGCGCGTTTCGCCCAACGGCGTGCGCACCGTGACGGGCGCACTCTCCGCGCCGAAGGGCACGATGACGGCCAGTTGCGAAGGCGTCGCCGTGATGACTTGCGCTTCGAGATCGCCAATGCGCACCAGGTTCTGACCCGGCGTTGTCGCAAAACCGCTGCCCGCAATCGTCACCACCTGCCCCGCCAACGCCGAACCCGCGCCAAAGCCTGTCAATTGCGGCGGCACAACTCCACCAGCACCCGCGATGTCGAGTTCGACCACATTGGAGGCCGGTGCGCCCGGCGCGCTCAGCGACAACGACACTTTGCCGCGTCCCAGCAGCGTGCGTGGAATTAAAACGTTGACTTGATCGAGGCCCGCCAGATCGCTCGAACGTCCGGCGAATTGCGGTGTCGCTGCGCTGCCCGCAAAGACCGCGCGCACATTTTCATTCAAATTGCCGTCGTTGTTGGGATCAGCCACGCGGCGCAGGCCCGTGGCAAAGAGCAGCACAAAGACTTGATCACTTTCCGGCCCCAAATCAATCGGCTTGGCAATCAGCTTACCCGCGCGCGCGTCAAATTGTGCGAGGGTTTCAAAACTTTGCGCGCCGCCTTGTTTGACCCGCAACAACACCGCCGCCGGTACGCCGCGCCCGTCGGCATTGGCCGTAAAAATGGCCGGGCTGACCGTGTTGACCAGCACCGTCCCCGTCGAAGTCACACCATTGCCCGCCACGACGCGCACATTCGCCGTGCCCGCGCTGACATTCGCCGGGACGAGCAGGTTGATCTGGTTCGGCGAAACAAAAAACAGCCCCGCGCGCTGCCCATTCACTTCGACAAAGGTGCCGCCTAAGGTCGTCGGCAATTGCACGCCCGGCGCATTCGGGTCGGTATCGCCGCCCACGGCTGTCGTCGTCGCCAATTGCGCGCCAAAGGCCGTCGCAATCGAATCGGGCGTGACCGCCGGTTCATAGCTGGCCGCCGAAACGGTGAAGACGGAGGTGGCTTGCGCGGCAGCCGCAGACCAAAGGGCAGGTAAAAACCGGATTGCCAGACCACACAACAAGACCAACAGGGCCAACGTGCCAAAGCGAAGACGTGCGTTCATAGTGCCTGCGTTCATAGTGATAGACCGAGTCCGAAGTTCGGGTGTTCAGGCATGGGGGACGCCACGCCAGAGAGATGTTGTTGATTGTCAAACGTACAAGACTGATTGTTTGTAAGCCGGCCAAACGGCCAAGAGGGGACGGCGCGCGCTCCCACAATTCCGCTCGCCAGGAACTGTTTCGTCAACCGCGCCTCAATCTGAATCAAGCTAATCAGGGATAGTGGGGGACATACCCAAAACGCTGGCAATCTAAGCTGGCTGAAGGGGTTGAGTCAATGGGAAAGTGGCTTGTGAGCAGGCCTGAGACACCTGCTGCAAGGTGGAAAATATGGCTGTTCGGCCCGTTTTGCGCGGCACGATTTCCGGGGGCGCAGGCGGATTGCCTGCGTCCCCGGAACCGCTCCCTATGGTCGCTTTGCTTGCCCAGCCGCCGCGCGACTGGCTTTCGCGGATGACTGCGCCGGTGAACTGAATTGCGCCGCCACCAAGGCCGCCCGCTCCAACAGCAGCTTGCCCAATGTTTGCGGACGCTGCGCCACCATCCATTGCATCAGCGCCGACAGAAACAGTTCCTTCAGGTACGCATAAGAGAACCCTTCCGTCGCGTTGACCAGCGCGGCGCACTCAGCCTCCGCCAACTGCATTTCTGCTTGCAGCGTCCGGTTCCAGGCTTGGCAATAGGCCAACCGCTCCGGCGGAGCAGGCGGCGTGAACTGGTATTTGCGGTCAAAGCGGCTCGGACGATCCAGAATCGCCGCGTCCAGCTTTTCCGGGTGATTGGTCGAAGCGAGCACCAGAATGCCGTGATTGCTGGCGAAACCGTCCATTTCATTGAGCAGGAACGCACGATTTTCCTTCGTCACGAGCGTATCCAAATCTTCCAACACCACCAGACACGGCGCGCTCCGCCGCGCCCGGGCAAAGACATCGCGCATACCGTTCTGTTCCGGCTCATCGCTCGACTTGAAGCTTTTGACGTACAGGCACGGCAGCTTCAAGTCGTTGGCCAACGCCTTGATCAAATGCGTCTTGCCATTGCCGGGTGGGCCAATCAGCAAAACGCCGCGCTTCCACGGAATGCCGTGACGCTCGTACAGTTCACGCGAAGCGAAGAAACGATGAAACTCCTCCCGCAATTCCTGCTTCATCTGCGCGGGCAGGATCAGATTCTCGAACGTCGCCCCTTTGATCGAAGCGAACAGTTCATCATCCTTGCGCCAATCGCCATTCTCGTAGACCAGGATTTCGCCATGCACGTCGTCGCAATAGTCGCAGACGGCGCGCAGGAAGCGTTCGCCCACCTCCTGCGTTTCCGCAATGATCCAGCGCCGTTCGGTTGAGTAACCGCCCTCACACCATTCCAGATACAGCACATCCAGAAAATGCTCTTTGCCGCTTTCGGCATCCGGCCACAGGATGCTCAGCCAGCCGCGTTGGATTTCGCGCTCGAACTTGTTCTCGCGCTTCGACCAGGTGGTTTCGATCTGGCAGTGCACTGGTTCCTGCGGCCAGATCGTGCATTGCCCGGCGGCGGCGAATTCGTGCAGGTTGAAGACGTAAGATTCGTTTTCGATGATGGCCGCGTCCGGGTACCACTCGGCCAGCTTCTGGCTGACGAAGTAAGAGACGTAATCCCCCGGTTGCAGCAAGGCTTCGTTGATAAATTCTTTCAGGTCTTTCTTCATAGCAACCCCAGCCGACCGCACAGGGTCAGCGAATGCTTCAGCCCGTTCAGGCTGAACACGGCCAAGCTTGCGCACGCGACACTGCGGCAAACAGCGGCTTAGCCAACCATTGATAATGTTTGATAACGTTGAAATGAACGCAGGCAATTCCGCCCGGCAACGGCGGTGCGGCAGGGGGAATTACGAGAAGAGAGTTGTGTAAGTAACCAACATGGCATTGTCTCCTTGCAAAAACGAAGGCGGAAGATACGCAGGTTGCGTGGGCAAGTCAACGAAAATTTCGACGCTATTTCTCTTCGGCAGGCACCAAGTAACGGTCGCGCCCCAACACAACATAGTCGGGATGCGCGCGCACTTTGATTTGCACCTTGCGCCAACGCCCATCCCGCGCCGTGTTCGTCGGGTAATAGCCGAGAATGTAGCGTTTGTTGATGCTGTTCAGAATACGAGCATAGATAACATCGGCCTGGTCGGGCGTTTCCAGATATTCCAGCCAGCCGCCCGTCTGTTCGGCGAGCCAACTCATCGCGAGTTGTTGTTGCAAGTGGCCTGTCAGGGCGTGCTGCTTTTGCTCCGCAGTTAGCCCTGGCCTTGCAGTCAGCCGCCCAAGACTTTTGGCCCGAATGCGTGCGGCGTCGGTTCGATTTACTTCTTCCGCCATAATCACAGCGCGGTTAAGTTGTTCTTCCGGTGGCAGTCCGATTAACCGCAAGCCAGGATAGATTGAATAGATAGTTGTATGTGTGAGGTCAGCGTATTTTTGCAGGTCTTCCAGGCTAAATTCGACTAAAAGGGGCTTCCATCCATACGCCAAGTTTGGCAGCATTGGCCGCAACGCACGCAGTTGATCGCCATCCGTTTGAAAAATGATGATGGGTCGTTCTTCCTCAGTCAGCAATTCGCGCAAAGTAGCAAACAAGGCACTGTACTGTGCGCTCTGCCCGACTGCGCCTGCGCTGAAAGCTCGTCTGCGGATGGATTCCAAAGTGTCTTTGAGCCTTTTTCGGTCTTCCGTAAAAGGAACCAAGAGCGCAACGTCATCCGTCACAATCGCCATGCGATCTTTCGGTTTTAATTGCTCAACCAATTTTTGAGCAGCCGTAATGCTGCTGCTCAAATAAGGAGTTT
This sequence is a window from Acidobacteriota bacterium. Protein-coding genes within it:
- a CDS encoding tandem-95 repeat protein yields the protein MNARLRFGTLALLVLLCGLAIRFLPALWSAAAAQATSVFTVSAASYEPAVTPDSIATAFGAQLATTTAVGGDTDPNAPGVQLPTTLGGTFVEVNGQRAGLFFVSPNQINLLVPANVSAGTANVRVVAGNGVTSTGTVLVNTVSPAIFTANADGRGVPAAVLLRVKQGGAQSFETLAQFDARAGKLIAKPIDLGPESDQVFVLLFATGLRRVADPNNDGNLNENVRAVFAGSAATPQFAGRSSDLAGLDQVNVLIPRTLLGRGKVSLSLSAPGAPASNVVELDIAGAGGVVPPQLTGFGAGSALAGQVVTIAGSGFATTPGQNLVRIGDLEAQVITATPSQLAVIVPFGAESAPVTVRTPLGETRSNNPLPLRTSVSGVVETTNRQPLADVTVQVTSLANGQRVTTKSGPNGIFVVADAPLGGAFIKVIGSSLGTQPMLETLTLPVTIINSRDNPYIQTVFLQPLNGASAQVGGGNGLLASEETTTLSTPVFAPFEQIENEALAQQNPTRIQTGNVIFELPNNAAVLFPDGATRGRITLSQYESSRLPVSFPEGIFSSAVIQLSPLGTRFNPGGKLTFPNPDGYAANAQVKLFKLDQNEHSATLGQFLEVGTATVSGDGQRIETSSNAITEAAIYFVASARQTTTVIGRALDADRTPVRRAMIRARGQEQLTDGNGGFILRNVPVLPGTDQLTVEASLLRPNGRVERLTRAGIPVVKDGITNVSPELIFGSLTANQPPVLFAPNAFTANAGQTNDLPFFASDADSDQPVNVTVTGASFATIIRNATLPHLFTLRLTPVIADAGDRTLTLTATDNQGATTTQTLQLTVVIPNRPPVANDQRVTTDEDTPKAITLTASDPDNSPLTWMILSAPAKGSLSGSAPNVTYTPNKDFNGADSFTFKVRDGEFDSNTATVTITVNPVNDAPVLTVPGAQTVKEGELLSFTVSATDVDEGQTLKFTAPALPSGASFNETTRTFTWTPTFEQAGSFTATFAVMDNGTPSRSDSKNVTITVTDVNRAPTARAAEVMTDEDKALPIVLAGSDPDGDTLSFMIVAPPMHGSLSGSAPNLTYTPAKDYNGADAFTFKVNDGKLDSAPATISITVKPVNDPPVLTVPGPQTVKEGETLTFTISATDVDTGQTLKFTAASVPSGASFNDATRTFAWTPNFDQAGTYTVSFTVMDNGAPVGSDTKSVTITVTDVNRAPVARAAEVMTDEDKALAIVLAGSDPDGNTLTYAVVTQPAKGVLTGTAPNLTYTPNKDYNGPDSFTFKVNDGKLDSPPATISIIVKPVNDAPVATAQQVTTDEDTAKAITLTGSDVDGDALTFMVVTPPAHGLLSGTAPNLTYTPAINYNGADAFTFKVNDGKLDSAPAPVSITVRPVADPPRATAQTLVTDEDKPVQFTLAGVDPDGGTLRFMIVTQPRNGLLLGTPPALTYTPRLDFNGSDSFTFKVNNGSFDSPPVTVNITINGVNDPPVLSVPPAQTVAEGQTLTFTVSATDPDSPVIKITAPSRPSGASFIESSRVFTWTPNFDQAGTYTVNFVATDDGTPALTDAKSVQIIVTNTNRAPRADAKTVTTNEDTPVPIVLSGSDPDGDAITTMVVTQPQRGKLSGNAPNLTYTPNQDVNGTDSFTYKANDGSLDSPLVIVTINIAPVNDAPVLNVPGPQTVNEAVKLSFNLSATDVDTGQTLTFSSSNLPNGAALTPDGMFMWTPTNKQAGSYTVNFTATDNGTPALGNSKSVAITVVNPAPVAASQNVTLDEDTPKAIVLVVNDLDGDALTYTIVNAPQHGALSGTAPNLTYTPALNYNGADSFSFKANDGSVDSNTATVSLTINSINDRPVLNVPPTQAVNEGVALSFTVTATDVDAGQTLTFSAANVPQGANFNPATATFTWTPTFAQAGDYTVNFTVTDNGTPPLADAKAVLIRVVNVNRGPTANAQTVVTDEDTAKQFALTGSDPDGDALTFTIVTPPTKGALTGTAPNLTYTPQANVNGADAFTFKVSDGSTESAVATVSITINPVNDKPTITVPGAQTVAENQLLTFSVLGSDVDTGQTLTLSAANVPSGASFAPATGVFSWTPNFTQAGSYTVTFTVADNGTPQLTDAKTVTITVTDTQRAPTANGQQVMTDEDTALPIVLTGSDPDGDPLTFMIVTPPANGSLSGTAPNVTYTPRANFNGADAFTFKVNDGKADSNTATVSITVKPVNDAPVATPQSVQAVEDTARPITLTGTDVDGDTLTFMVVTPPAKGTLSGTAPNLTYTPNANATGEDAFTFKVNDGKVDSAAATVSITIGAVNDPPVANAQQITTDEDASKQIVLTASDPDNDPLTFVIVTPPAHGTLNGNAPNLLYLPNPNYNGADSFTFKANDGKVDSNVATVSLTINPINDPPIILVPGAQMVDEGTQLQFTVTASDVDGTTPTLSAPNLPTGAAFNASTGLFSWTPNFDQMGTYTLNFTATDNGTPPLSDTKAVTITVKDARRTPIANGQQVTTDEDTAKPITLTGSDPDNVTITFMIVSQPQHGTLTGTPPAVMYVPAANYNGPDVFTFKVNNGALDSTPATVNITVNPINDAPTISAPDARTATEGETISFTVTSADVDTGQTLTLKATGLPPGATFDPGTGVFSWTPAFNQSGSYSVTFMVTDNGTPPLSAMKTTTFTINDINRPPIANSFPVTVTEDTATPITLTGSDPDGDTFTFAVVAQPMHGTLTGTAPNLTYTPALNYNGPDSFTFKTNDGKVDSVNALVTITVNPVNDKPVITVPGAQNVTAGQTVNFTVTASDVDTGDVITLSAANVPQSATFNAATGVFNWTPSAAATVTVSFTATDNGTPQMSDTKTVTITVGAVNNRPPSCTNVSATTDEDVAKQFALTCSDPENAALSYSIVTPPQSGTVTLNGATATYTPNQNFNGQDSFTFKANDGSLDSPAATATITVTPVCDPPVLTVPGAQTVAIGDELIFTVTASDPDTTALTLTATNLPSGATFIQTGNAGEFRWRPAAGTPTGPVTVTFSVTDDCVPTALMDSKTVTITVSQTSQEWAQLTGPEGGKIIALATVNSTNLFAATQGGGIFRTTNNGGAWTPVNKGLTNLKVLTLAARNGVLYAGTEGDGVFRSLDNGDNWSPFNTGLNDSFVFFLAASDTYLYAVTGATNFSNQTIQRTPLNEAGWAAFNTNLVANVFSDLQLAGTKLFAATLVDGVFATDASTAGWSAFNTGFPNNEPPFINSLTASGTTLFAGTDAGVFSTPTDSAAWTTFNTGLDASARIVTVEALGTNLYARAERLMIQPVASTLYDVVKSPVARASWSTVNTGIFNRAVNTFAQTDGNIFAGTEGSGVFRTTDAGANWAQANSGLNAAFILSLFVKDTLLFAGLDGGGIYVSSNNGQSWTAANTGLTDLFPFGANAFATDGTALYAGTNGRGVYRSTDNGANWTSFNDAGFTNTVVKDLLISSNKLFAATGDTGLYNSPLSSPVWTSVSVSGFTVEATALFKTAANLFLGTGSGTVYRSSDLTGTSWAQVGSGLEAGIPITSFALRGATNLFTGRNGDGAWRSTNNGDLFTRMVNGLDNQNVVGLRSDATRLYAATNGGGVYVTTDDGANWKQIIINLTNLRTRAITIKDNVIFVGTEGSGIYNRPVKD
- a CDS encoding ATP-binding protein: MKKDLKEFINEALLQPGDYVSYFVSQKLAEWYPDAAIIENESYVFNLHEFAAAGQCTIWPQEPVHCQIETTWSKRENKFEREIQRGWLSILWPDAESGKEHFLDVLYLEWCEGGYSTERRWIIAETQEVGERFLRAVCDYCDDVHGEILVYENGDWRKDDELFASIKGATFENLILPAQMKQELREEFHRFFASRELYERHGIPWKRGVLLIGPPGNGKTHLIKALANDLKLPCLYVKSFKSSDEPEQNGMRDVFARARRSAPCLVVLEDLDTLVTKENRAFLLNEMDGFASNHGILVLASTNHPEKLDAAILDRPSRFDRKYQFTPPAPPERLAYCQAWNRTLQAEMQLAEAECAALVNATEGFSYAYLKELFLSALMQWMVAQRPQTLGKLLLERAALVAAQFSSPAQSSAKASRAAAGQAKRP